The Engystomops pustulosus chromosome 3, aEngPut4.maternal, whole genome shotgun sequence region GTGCTGCCTTTTACCTTTGTGCTGAGCAACTCTATTGTGATCAGTATTTTTGAGATTTCCTATTCCTAGTttttagaagatggcaaaacaaagacatttttttaaaataaaaattctccTTAAACGTTATCTTTTATAATACTCAAATTTACTGCAGGGGCTACGGGGGCGTCACCATAGCCTCTACTAGCTACAGAGTCTCTGTCTGTcacatgccccctgtagtcaTGCAGAGTCGCCCTCTTGAGCATCCTCCACTATGTTTGTGAAGCCAGTGGTACAGGGCTGCGCATGCGCCCTGTAAGTATATTCATTTTTGTCATACATCCACGTGGAGAATTAAAAAAGGacggtttgggacactaaatctcTAGGGACCATGAGGACCTGTAGTTACGTTAGTGTTCTAAATCACCCTGACGTGCTCTACTTACGTTTCTTTATTCAACatatagtttaaaaaaattcaaccatccccaaataaaataaagttaacaaaaattaaaaaaaattaaacaagcaTGGAAATAATCaagatattttttattattatgaagaagaaagaaaagactTCGACAAAATGGCCGCTCACTAACGGCTTATTGAAGCAAAGTTCTCCTACTTTTTTCTAGGGCTGTACACAAGTATCGCGAGCTCACGTTGTTTCCCCGACGTAATCGCGTTACGTATGCTACGTCGTGACGTGTACTCTGTGTGTAACCGCCTGGCTGCTCGCGGTGGATTCTGGGAGACGCAGCTGGCGGCCTGCACTCGTGTGGCTCGGCGTGTATCAGCAGCGTTGCCTTCGGTTTCCAGTCTGTCGGAGTAATGGCGGGTGCAGCGGCCGCGGCGGTTGTCGGGGTGACCAGCGGGTCGAGCCGTAAGCGGCTCATGAGGGAAGAAGACATGACGAAAGTGGAGTTTGAGACGAGTGAGGAGGTGGATGTGACTCCAACCTTCGACACGATGGGGCTGCGGGAAGACCTGCTCAGGGGCATCTATGCTTATGGTGAGTAGGAGCGGCTCTCCCGCCATACTGAGACCTGCGCTGCTCCCGCCGCGAGCTGTTTCCTGCTGGTTGGGGCCTTGTAGTTATTGGATACCGAACACGTCGTCTACACCGAGGCTACGTCTTGTTGGGCATATGCGCAGCGTGGAGTGGACTACTGTAACCAACCGGATCGCAGTTTTAATTTTTCAGAGGCATCAGGAATATGAAAGCTGCGACCTAATTGGCTGCTGTGAGGAGTTGCTCTTTATGCCTTAGTTTCTATATTGGGTATTGTGCACATGGGTTTTCAGCGCTATTTGTTGTTAATACAGACATGTGGCATGTGTTCCCGATGTAAAGCCAAGTTCGCACCTGTTTTCCGTTACTCTCTTGATTTAAGATGAGCATAAAAGAAACTAAGAATGAAAGGTGAATGGATCCACTTAAATGGATATTCCATTTCCTCTACTTACAGATCAGACATTTGTCTAGTAGTCAGTAAACACTGAAACAACCATTAGAGATGCAATACCACGTACAACCTACAGTCAGGAGAGGAGCAGTTTTTTAAGAAAGcaggcagggttttttttgttaggACAATACCTTTTATCAAGAAGTGTCATGTTTAATTCCTCTGTTTTCTCAGCATTTGTTATGGAACCTACTGAATGTAGGTGTAAATGTAACCTAAACATTGCATGTAGTGACTATTGGGTATAAGTGATCCATAACTGTGGTCCTACAACTGGGAACCTCTGTGATCAGTTAATCCCAAGATATTTGGGCAGGATGTGCAGCTCTGTTTTCTATGCAGTTGCTGACACAATTCTCAGCCCCCATGTATGGGAACAGGGGTTGAAATCTATTAATTCAGAGGCATTACACAGTTAATAGAGCGATTCCAATGCCACAATTGGGATGTTTGTTGATCTTCTCAAACTctgttaacccctaggggacacagcctattttggccttaaggacgcggtcccatttttcaaatctgacctgtgtcactataagtggttatagctttggaacgctatgagattgttttctcgtgacacattgtacttcaaattagtttaaaaatttggatgaaatcttttgcgtttagttatgaaaaaaaacaaaatttggcaaaaattttgaaaaattctttattttcaacgttctaaattctctacttttgatgcagacagtcatagcacccaaataaattcataacttacatttcccaaatgtctgctttatgttggcatggttttttaagattccacatattttactagaatgttatgaggctcagaatttgggtgccatttttcacattttttgtaaaatcgccaaaacccgtacttagatggacctgatcaacttctaattgacactgagaggcctaaataatagcaagactcataaattaccccattgtggaaactacacccctcaacgtatgaaaaactacttttaagaagtttgttaaccctttacgtgttttataggggttaaaacaaaatggaggtgcagtctgcaaattgtaatattttttcacaatacactcattttgggtggaaaattaaacatttaaaatggattaaattaaaaaaggctccacaaagtttgatacccaatttctcccgagtacacggatactctatatgtgctggtaacctgctgtatgggcgcacggccgggcatagaagggaaggaggcgccatccagatcagatttgctatgtcacattgtacaggctataatttttttcttttttttaatgaggacctataggggcttatttcttttgccacatgagatgcacttttctggtatgtaattttggggcatctacagctaattggtgagatttaattaactctttgttggtggaggaaatgaaaatcatcaatttttaggaaaatttttatgtgttttttatttggccgttaaccataccataaaaatagtatattatttttattctatgggtcgccacgattatgaaaatacttcatttatatatattttttattttttaccatttttactgaataaaaagtaatttggcaaaattgttgttaattttagcatcaccgtctttcatatgtataacttttttatttttcacctcacaaatctgtttaagggcttattttttgcaagaatgatagctctttttagtggtcttattttagatttcgtaactttttaaaatcactttttttagagcatttttaaagggcattaataaaaaatcatctttttcagagagagttttttttaggttgttttttacggggttcactttgcggatctaataacaattctgttttattatacagattgttacggacgcagggataccaaatatgtgggggttttgtgtattttattcaattgtactgaataaaaactaatttggagaaaatcttattcatattagcatcaccatcttttcatatgcataacttttttattttttggctgacaaatctggttaggggcttattttttgcgagaacagttgttctttttagtgggcttattttagagtgcataaaatttttaaaatcactttttagagcattttttatagggtattaattaaaaattatcttttttcggaacgttttttgcgtttttttcctacggcgtttaccgtgcgggtccagtaacaattctgttttattatgcagattgttacggacgcggcaataccaaatatgcagtttttttttgtgtttttatgttttttatactttattaagttttttatgggaaagtgacattttaggggcttatattttatgtatttattttttatttattataatgtgtagtgttaactgtttttgcatttttttttacttatacatacttgaacttaaaccagtgatgctctgatcactggtttaagttcaatacactgctctacaatactattttattgtagagcagtgtaaactgtctgagcaagcttgcgcatgctcagacagtttgcagtcagacccggaaggggtctggctgccatggagaccgggcagctccggggcacatgccagtcctcggagctgcccggaagaggatcggatcccccggtaagcggcgcgggggatccgatccacagcaggcacacccttacacgccgcggtcatgcttgaccgcggcgtgtaaggggttaacacccgcgatcggagccggctccgatcgcgggtgttacagcgcggtgtcagctgtgatagacagctgacagccgctgcttctggtaccggctccgttcgtgagccggtcccagaagctagacgttatactacgtcccggtgcgctaagcatctagccccggggacgtagtataacgtcgtggtgcgcctaggggttaatgtggtggtggtctaaaaaaaaaacaaaaaaaacaattagCTGATTATTTGATGGTGGAAGCTTCGGGCGGCCAGGAATTGTTCAGGGGAATGCAGTATTACATGGCGACTGGCTGCATAAAATATTGTCAAAATAGAAGCTAATTCAAAATGGGTGCCGCAGTCTGAGGATTTCTCTCATCAATGTTCTGCTACTCTGTCGGTTCTCCTCTTCCCTAGTTTTATAGGGAACCGGTCAAAGGGTATTTTTCACTGGTGACGGGTtcctatagaccagtggtggtgaacctatggcacggagccctttctgtgggcacccaggccatcagagtttaccagacaggactcagggcttcctcctgaggtccaatacagcccaggacatgccatgctcagcgccattttagagcaacatccttggctgccagggctacaggaggaacaagaaaGTGTAGACAGATTGTTGTATTATCTtctctgggaaccctgattgttcctcttcaggggaccctgaatctaagttctccatcatctttctattgtattggtgaactcgggACAcctttatctggctccctgccaccaTCCGCTGTGAAGTCTTGGGGGCTGCGTGTTTCAAATTCTAACGTCCACCTGCTCTTTTGTATAATAGATGGACTTGGCGCCCCGCTCTGCATTATGCTATCAAAGTACCTCCCTGTCCTGGCCCCACCCCCTGAGGATGTTGACTCACAGCAAATGAAAATTTTGCGCTTGCAAAGTGTCCTTTTCCTGCGCATAGTAGTCTGGCAGTGAGGTGGTACGCTACTCACTACAGAGTCTGGCATCTCATTGTCTAGCAAACATGCACAGTAAAAAGATGCACGCACAGTGAGGTTAAGTGAGCTGCATCGCTGCTCACTTGCCATGTCGGCAATACAAGGTTCACTGCACAAGCGCAAAACTTCCTTGTGCGATGAGCAGACATCGTTAGGGGGTGGTTCAGGacagggaggatgtgggaggTACTTTGATTGCATCATATAGAGCAGGGCGCTGCGTCCATCTATTATAAAAATGAGCAGGCGGATGTTAGAATATGAAATACGCAGCCCCCTTCACAGCGGATGGTGGCAGGGACCAGGTAAAGTTGGATAATGCATATGTTACTAACAAAGCCAAACATTTCATAAGAACACCATTGTTATCTACTGTACAGTGTCTAtagggacctgtcaccagtgaaataTACACTCTAGTGACAAGTTCCTTTTAAGTGACTGGTGCGCATCTTGTGCGGTCCTTATATTCTATAACCTGCTACATCACCACCACCCAGTCAACTACAACCTGAAAACTCATTTCTACCCTTATTGTACCAGGAGCAGCCTCTACCCTCACGTGGTACCTCTATCCACCTTCTTTAGTAGATTGAGTCCAGACCACAAAGGCTTACATTCtgaaaatatttttaaaggaaaaccaaggcctggtatATTACAGTGCTGGGCAGGTAGTAGATTTCGGGATGAGATACCTGTCATATTTATGTAATACAGATTAATCCCATCCCAGCATTGCAATGTTTTTCTATCATATATCAGATTGTATCATGAAGCTTGTATAATGAGGTCTTTGTGTATGATGCATTTTTTTGTTTATACAAATTACATGTTTTATCTTTTAGGGTTTGAGAAGCCGTCAGCCATCCAACAGAGGGCGATAAAACAGATAATAAAAGGAAGAGATGTAATTGCACAGTAAGTAACCTATatgactgggggaggggggacaggggtTGGGGAAGGCCTTCCATTCACCTTCTGATTTTGTCGCTAACTCTCAAAGTGaaccacattttttacaaatacaaatAGTGGCGGGTTCCagtagagccctagtaactgactgacacccttcttttagcaaaaaattattTCCCACAGATTTCCatttattcaactttataattttatcaTGTATCCATGGTTATCTATAGCCAGTGGAGGTAGGcgtggcctccttgggctgaatccagcagttcctccccttgctttctctaatgtcatgtgacattGCAGGTCTTTTAGCCTTGTTACATTGgcaaactgtacactaagcatatatctcatgaaatcacagcagcctgcatgaagAGAAGTACAAGTCCATGTAGGCacgcagtgattttttttttgtacgtgGTCCGAttttgcatggggtacagtttgctaatgttaagatgCTAAATGACCTGTGATGGTGTCACCCTGGTCACTCAGACCACGCCCCTCGACTTGCTCTATAGATGCCTCAATACTGGGCAAGTTTAttgctctgattttatggggatgtgagggaaacaatttttagctaaaagaagggggtcagatatATCGTTACTAGGGCTCTAATAGAACCTACCACtagatgtggtgacaggtttcctttaaatggacagTGTAGCAGAAACTGAGATGCAGGTGTAAATTGGGCTTTAAACATTATAATGATAATtgtagacacattttttttagcaAGTGATTAAATCATGTAAAATCATTGCCTGTTGCTCATGgattttttaacccttttctaGGATATGTTTAAATGATTATAAAAAAACGTTTACATTAAAAAATCTCTTGTACAACACAGTACTTACATTGGGTTGTCAAGTATGTTTTCTACAAGTGTTTTCCCTTAGACCCAGTCCCCACACAAGTGTATGAAATGTAGAACTGTGTGCACAGGAAAAGatcttgctgcaatatgcagaaacgCACACTGAATAATGGACACTGAGTGAACTACCTACACACAGAATGATTGCCAGTGTCTAATATGCAGTAATATTCACGAgcacattttatttttctttgttgcCGTGTTTCTGATGTTGAATGTTCTGTGTCCCTGTGGACATTTGGCTGTATTTGCCCTTAAGGCTTGACTTGTTGCTGAAATATTGGAGTCTTTTCTGACTTTTGTCTTTGGTTTTGTCTTGCAGATCACAGTCTGGTACCGGAAAAACTGCTACATTTTGTGTTTCTGTCCTTCAGTGCTTAGATATTCAGGTAAATTTTGTTTGATTCTATTTAGGATGAGTTATAATTTATTATCCTCAATATGTAATTGGAGGGCTGCAGGAGGTCAATTTCAGGTCATGGTTTAGATCTGTGTTTGTGAAAACAGCATTAATAGGCCTATTGACCACGAGCCAATGTGATTCCATTTACCTGCATCGTAAAGCTTGCCTGAATTTCCAGCCTGAACGATTTAGAGACCGGAACTGAACTGCTTTTGGGCTGGTCATTCAGGAAAGCTTACAATGAGAGTAATCCCATCACAATCTCTTGTGGGCTATAGGGCCATATACGTCGGCAAACCTGGACCAGAGTTTAGACCTTGTCACTTAGGgttacacgtcgcgtttactgcatgcgtttaaaaacgcattgctacagctgaagggagatttgctcaattaaacaactgttaacacttgcatttgcaAAACGCATGTGTCAACCGTGATGTTAAcgcacatgttaacacttgcgttttgtaaatgcaagcgttaacagctgtttaattaggcaaatctcccttcagctgtagcaacgcatgcagtaaacgcgacatgtgacagcacccttaagtTTTTCACTGAATGCAATCTCCCAACAAGCTGCATATTGTTGGATTGCAATCAGCTGATTTGAATCAGGAATCTGAATTAACCTCAACtttaaaatgattattttttaGGTCCGGGAGACACAGGCATTGATTTTGGCTCCGACTAGAGAATTGGCTGGACAAATTCAGAAGGTAAAACAATTTTGTTCTTAACAATCAGTGGAAAAAGTGGATAGTGTTTTTTCTTTTCACCAGTTTTGAGGTCTCCCTGATGTGTGAGCGTACAGTCATTTTGTTGCACCTACTTTTCTTAGGTTCTTCTTGCTTTGGGCGATTACATGAATGTACAGTGTCATGCCTGCATTGGAGGAACTAATGTAGGGGAAGATATCAGAAAACTGGATTACGGGCAGCATGTGGTTGCTGGCACACCAGGCCGTGTCTTCGGTAAGCATATCGGATGTTCAATACATAGTACAGACCTGCCTGCTTACATGGGGTTTAGATATTTTTAGCATTCTTATTTCTATTTTATCATCCACAGATATGATTCGCCGCAGAAGCTTAAGAACGCGAGCTATTAAAATGCTTGTTCTGGATGAAGCTGATGAGATGCTTAACAAAGGTTTGTGTTGCTCTGTTATTATTCTTTAGCAAAATATTGTATAAATGCCATTCAGAGAATAAAACAAGGTGTAGCTGCTGCCAAGTCTACCCTCCTATTGTCTGTTCATTCTCATTGGCATTTTTCCGATATGAGTCATTTACAGGCTGGATACTGGGAATGTGTTATTTGAAAACACTGTTAACTGGTAGGGGCTTATTCATGACTAATAATATTGGCTGTGTATGTGAACCCGACTTACCTATTGACGTATGTGGGTCTTTGGAACAGATGTGTTTCTGACAGCGAGAATCATCCAATGTGTGCTCTGTACAAAATAGATATTGAGCAATATGATCAGTCTTGTATATGTTGTACTGGCTTCTGAGATGTTCTCCAGTGAGCAGCTTGTATTACAGAATTAATGAACACTTAAACATTGTTATAAATGTTATTCCTTTTAGGTTTCAAGGAACAGATCTATGATGTATACAGGTATCTGCCACCCGCTACACAGGTGTGTCTGATCAGTGCCACACTGCCACATGAAATTCTGGAAATGACCAATAAGTTCATGACTGATCCCATCCGTATTCTTGTGA contains the following coding sequences:
- the EIF4A3 gene encoding eukaryotic initiation factor 4A-III, producing the protein MAGAAAAAVVGVTSGSSRKRLMREEDMTKVEFETSEEVDVTPTFDTMGLREDLLRGIYAYGFEKPSAIQQRAIKQIIKGRDVIAQSQSGTGKTATFCVSVLQCLDIQVRETQALILAPTRELAGQIQKVLLALGDYMNVQCHACIGGTNVGEDIRKLDYGQHVVAGTPGRVFDMIRRRSLRTRAIKMLVLDEADEMLNKGFKEQIYDVYRYLPPATQVCLISATLPHEILEMTNKFMTDPIRILVKRDELTLEGIKQFFVAVEREEWKFDTLCDLYDTLTITQAVIFCNTKRKVDWLTEKMREANFTVSSMHGDMPQKERESIMKEFRSGASRVLISTDVWARGLDVPQVSLIINYDLPNNRELYIHRIGRSGRYGRKGVAINFVKNDDIRILRDIEQYYSTQIDEMPMNVADLI